Proteins co-encoded in one Novosphingobium sp. PP1Y genomic window:
- a CDS encoding ComEC/Rec2 family competence protein: protein MASQAKARDENNASRGLAGGAALQHRPWNSKSELSRVLAGLERFLSVAGFDRGPWLVVSFGAGIAAWFGLPGPFHWAGCVVGSSAMAAFAAWIWPDRERFPHMRVAACAVFLMFLAGCLTVWSKSALVGQDAIDRPVSGMFLGKVLGVEEQPAEQRVRWIVATREPGSGRSIKVRLNVPDDLGVASVSSGAVIRFEARLMPPAPPMFPGGYNFARTAWFSGLAASGSVNGKVEILRLGGKGDMLESTRSALSRHVRARMSGPESGIAAALASGDRGGIAENDAQAMRDAGLAHLLAISGLHVSAVIGAAYFLSLRLLALSPALALRFRLPVVAALCGALSGIAYTLLTGSQVPTVRSCIGAMLVLVALALGREAISLRLLAVAGFAVLLLWPESLTGPSFQMSFAAVLAIVALATSGPVRRFLAPREESWLSRLMRQAAMLFVTGFVIELVLMPIGFYHFHRAGAYGALANVLAIPLTTFAVMPCIALALLCDIVGLGGPFWWLAGQFIDLLLGLAHTISALPGAVSVLPAMGTGGFLLFVTGGLWLGLWSGRVRLLGLVPACFGIVWLILLEPPDILVTGDGRHVGLLDDSGDGLVTLRDTGSDYVRDNLREFAGIEGELTPLASWPGSRCNRDFCSVRIDRAGRSWDLLIARGRDQVPERSLAAACDKADIVIADRWLPWSCKPRWLKADRTMLDRTGGLAIRLRGRSVETVAAGQGRHGWWKPRGP from the coding sequence ATGGCCAGCCAAGCCAAAGCCCGAGATGAAAATAACGCAAGCCGCGGCCTCGCCGGGGGCGCTGCATTGCAGCATCGGCCATGGAACAGCAAGAGCGAGTTGTCGAGGGTTTTGGCGGGCCTGGAGCGATTTCTTTCTGTTGCTGGCTTCGATCGCGGGCCTTGGCTGGTCGTCTCATTCGGCGCGGGAATCGCGGCGTGGTTCGGCCTTCCCGGACCGTTCCATTGGGCCGGATGTGTCGTCGGAAGCAGTGCCATGGCAGCTTTCGCGGCGTGGATCTGGCCGGATCGTGAGCGCTTTCCCCACATGCGAGTGGCAGCCTGCGCAGTTTTTCTCATGTTTCTCGCCGGTTGCCTGACGGTGTGGAGCAAATCGGCGCTGGTGGGACAGGACGCAATCGATCGCCCGGTCTCGGGAATGTTCCTTGGAAAAGTGCTAGGTGTTGAAGAACAGCCCGCCGAACAGCGGGTCAGATGGATCGTCGCAACGCGGGAACCGGGCTCGGGGCGGTCGATAAAGGTTCGGCTTAATGTTCCCGACGATCTGGGCGTTGCATCCGTTTCGTCAGGGGCGGTGATTCGCTTTGAGGCGCGGTTGATGCCGCCGGCTCCGCCGATGTTTCCAGGTGGGTATAATTTTGCGCGCACCGCGTGGTTCTCCGGCCTTGCTGCAAGTGGGAGCGTCAACGGCAAAGTCGAGATCCTCAGGTTGGGCGGCAAGGGCGATATGCTCGAATCTACGCGTAGCGCGCTTTCCCGACATGTCCGTGCGCGGATGAGCGGTCCGGAAAGCGGGATTGCCGCGGCTCTGGCGAGCGGGGACCGCGGAGGCATTGCAGAGAACGATGCGCAGGCGATGCGCGATGCTGGTCTTGCGCATCTCCTGGCGATCAGCGGTCTTCACGTCAGCGCGGTAATCGGGGCTGCCTATTTTCTCTCGTTGCGGTTGCTCGCGCTTTCGCCCGCGCTGGCCTTGCGGTTCCGGCTCCCGGTGGTGGCGGCGCTGTGCGGTGCTCTGTCCGGGATTGCCTATACCCTGTTGACGGGCTCGCAAGTGCCGACGGTCCGTTCCTGCATCGGGGCGATGCTCGTGCTTGTCGCGCTGGCGCTGGGGCGCGAGGCAATCTCGCTTCGGCTTCTGGCTGTCGCCGGGTTCGCGGTCCTGCTGCTCTGGCCCGAATCGCTGACAGGGCCAAGCTTCCAGATGAGCTTTGCGGCCGTACTTGCGATTGTGGCGCTGGCGACCAGCGGGCCGGTTCGCCGGTTCCTGGCACCGCGAGAGGAATCGTGGCTTTCGCGGCTTATGCGGCAAGCAGCAATGCTGTTCGTAACGGGCTTCGTCATCGAACTCGTCCTCATGCCGATCGGCTTCTACCATTTCCATCGCGCCGGAGCTTATGGTGCGCTGGCCAATGTGCTTGCCATCCCGCTCACGACTTTCGCGGTCATGCCCTGCATTGCCCTCGCGCTGCTGTGCGACATTGTGGGACTGGGCGGGCCGTTCTGGTGGCTGGCGGGGCAGTTCATCGACCTACTGCTGGGCCTCGCGCACACGATCAGTGCGCTGCCCGGCGCCGTTTCGGTTTTGCCTGCCATGGGGACGGGCGGCTTCCTTCTGTTCGTAACCGGCGGCCTGTGGCTGGGCCTGTGGAGCGGGCGCGTGCGGCTGCTGGGACTGGTGCCAGCCTGTTTCGGTATCGTCTGGCTCATCCTGCTCGAGCCGCCGGACATTCTCGTGACCGGCGATGGCCGTCATGTCGGACTGCTCGACGATAGCGGCGATGGGCTCGTCACCTTGCGCGACACCGGCAGCGATTATGTGCGCGACAATCTTCGCGAATTCGCAGGGATCGAAGGCGAATTGACGCCGCTCGCATCGTGGCCGGGTTCGAGATGCAATCGCGACTTCTGTTCGGTACGGATCGATCGAGCCGGTCGATCGTGGGACTTGCTGATCGCCAGAGGCCGCGACCAGGTGCCCGAGCGGTCGCTGGCAGCGGCCTGCGACAAGGCCGATATCGTCATTGCCGACCGCTGGCTGCCATGGAGCTGCAAGCCGCGCTGGCTCAAGGCCGACCGGACCATGCTGGACAGGACCGGCGGGCTTGCCATCAGGCTGCGCGGCAGATCCGTCGAAACCGTGGCGGCAGGGCAGGGCCGCCATGGCTGGTGGAAACCGCGCGGGCCGTGA
- the lexA gene encoding transcriptional repressor LexA yields MLTRKQHELLKFIQVRLEESGISPSFEEMKEALDLKSKSGVHRLISALEERGFIRRLPNRARALEILRQPEDVTSKPATKAAAPAGKESLAALKQPERTPQPANDVIEIPLHGRIAAGVPIEALEGQSMLPVPAALLGSGEHYALEVSGDSMVEAGILDGDFALIRRTNTARDGEIVVALVRGEEATLKYLQRDGGMVRLVPANAAYEPQIYGPDEIEVQGKLAGLLRRYH; encoded by the coding sequence ATGTTGACGCGCAAGCAGCATGAATTGCTCAAGTTCATTCAGGTCCGGCTTGAAGAAAGCGGCATCTCGCCCAGCTTCGAGGAGATGAAGGAAGCGCTCGACCTCAAGTCGAAGTCGGGCGTGCACCGCCTCATTTCCGCGCTTGAGGAACGCGGCTTCATCCGCCGCCTGCCGAACCGCGCCCGCGCGCTGGAAATCCTGCGCCAGCCCGAAGACGTCACCAGCAAGCCCGCGACGAAGGCCGCCGCTCCTGCCGGTAAGGAATCGCTTGCCGCGCTCAAGCAGCCCGAACGCACGCCCCAACCGGCGAACGACGTCATCGAGATTCCGCTGCACGGTCGCATCGCTGCCGGTGTTCCCATCGAGGCGCTCGAAGGACAGTCGATGCTTCCGGTTCCGGCAGCCCTGCTCGGCTCGGGCGAACACTACGCGCTTGAGGTTTCGGGCGATTCGATGGTCGAGGCCGGCATTCTCGACGGCGACTTTGCCCTGATCCGTCGCACCAACACCGCACGCGACGGCGAAATCGTCGTCGCCCTGGTTCGTGGCGAGGAAGCGACGCTCAAGTATCTCCAGCGCGATGGCGGCATGGTTCGCCTCGTGCCCGCCAATGCCGCATACGAACCGCAGATCTACGGCCCTGACGAGATCGAGGTTCAAGGCAAGCTCGCAGGGCTGCTGCGCCGCTATCACTGA
- a CDS encoding molybdopterin molybdotransferase MoeA translates to MAGPAPIPLEDAQARLLALAEALAVERVDVESALGRFLAEPLLARRTQPSAHLSAMDGYAMIEGDLTGPWQVIGESAAGHPFTGTLQKGEAVRISTGAIMPADAGVVILQEDLGREGNLITLSGDLPEPPHKHIRPCGMDFTAGQEVLGEGVRIGPAHIALALSAGHRHLPVRRMPKVAVIDSGDELAADPETCPAHQIPASNGAMLVSLVGALPVEAQRIGPVTDTLDALIGAFDEAADCDMIVTSGGASVGDHDLVRPALERWGARLDFWRVAIKPGKPILVATRERSSGGTQIIIGLPGNPVSSMVTAYLFVLPMLRAMLGANRSLPMQISTVLDAPLRAIGHRREFLRGYWNGESVVPMTLQDSGALSALAASNVLIDRPAHAPAATPGDTVRVFLLENGGIA, encoded by the coding sequence ATGGCAGGTCCCGCGCCGATCCCGCTCGAAGATGCCCAGGCCCGCCTGCTTGCACTGGCCGAAGCACTAGCGGTCGAGCGCGTCGACGTCGAAAGCGCGCTGGGCCGCTTCCTGGCCGAACCGCTGCTGGCGCGGCGCACCCAGCCTTCCGCCCATCTCTCCGCGATGGACGGCTATGCAATGATCGAAGGCGACCTCACCGGGCCATGGCAGGTGATCGGTGAAAGCGCCGCAGGCCACCCCTTTACCGGCACGCTGCAAAAGGGCGAGGCCGTGCGGATCTCGACCGGCGCGATCATGCCCGCCGATGCCGGCGTCGTGATCCTGCAGGAAGACCTTGGGCGGGAAGGCAACCTCATTACCCTCAGCGGCGATCTGCCCGAACCGCCGCACAAGCACATCCGCCCTTGCGGAATGGATTTCACGGCAGGGCAAGAAGTGCTGGGCGAAGGAGTCCGCATCGGCCCGGCGCATATCGCGCTGGCCCTCTCCGCGGGTCATCGCCACCTGCCGGTGCGCCGCATGCCGAAAGTCGCGGTGATCGACAGCGGCGATGAACTGGCCGCCGATCCGGAGACCTGCCCTGCGCACCAGATCCCCGCGAGCAACGGCGCCATGCTGGTCTCGCTGGTTGGCGCCCTGCCGGTCGAGGCGCAGCGAATCGGCCCCGTGACCGACACGCTCGATGCGCTGATCGGCGCTTTCGACGAGGCCGCCGATTGCGACATGATCGTCACCAGCGGCGGAGCCTCGGTAGGCGATCACGATCTCGTGCGCCCGGCTCTCGAACGCTGGGGCGCAAGGCTCGACTTCTGGCGCGTCGCCATCAAGCCGGGCAAGCCGATCCTTGTTGCCACCCGCGAACGCAGCAGCGGCGGCACGCAGATCATCATCGGCCTGCCGGGCAATCCGGTTTCGAGCATGGTCACCGCCTATCTCTTTGTCCTGCCGATGCTGCGCGCAATGCTAGGGGCAAACCGTTCGCTGCCAATGCAGATCTCGACCGTTCTGGACGCACCGCTCAGGGCCATCGGCCACCGCCGCGAATTCCTGCGCGGCTACTGGAACGGCGAGAGCGTGGTGCCCATGACGCTGCAGGACAGCGGTGCACTCAGCGCCCTTGCGGCCAGCAATGTGCTGATCGATCGTCCCGCGCATGCACCGGCCGCCACGCCCGGAGACACGGTGCGGGTGTTCCTGCTCGAAAACGGCGGTATTGCTTGA